The genomic stretch GGCGCCGCGGACACCCAGCGCGGCCAGCAGCGCGCCCGGCAGGTCTGCCAGCGACCCGCCACCATACCCTGGCACCAGCATGCCCCTCATCCTAGGCCGGATCTCTCCATCTTCATGAGGCTCGCGTTACCCCTCTTTCGCCAGGCATCGCGATCCTCTCCGTTTTCGCGGGGATCTCGCCCATCTTCCTTTACGGCCGGCCGGGTTGCCCGCACTCGCCGTCGCTGGTTTCCGTCTGTCATGGCCGGTCGTGAAGGCTCACGGGGTGCTCGCCGTGACGAGCGCATCCTTGACCTGCGTCTTCGCTGACATCTCGGCCATCGTCTTCGTGTCGGCCCGCGGCGGGCGTATCGGCGCAGGCGGCCGCGGCCCGGCCGGAACGTGCCCGGCCGGAAGATGAGCCGGAAGATGAGGATGCCGAGGAAGGCGCCGGGGGGAGGGCCGAGGCCGGGTCAGGCGGCGGCGCGGGCGGTGGCCTCGGAGAGGCTCTTGGCGAAGGCCAGGACGTGGGTGACCGCCTCGGGGCCGTCGGCCGCCTCGCTGACCCGGAGGGACAGGTCATCGGCGGTGATGGCGCCCGTGTAGCCGTGGTCGGCCTCGCAGTTTTCGTCGCCGCACGTGGCCGGCTCCAGGTCCACGTGGGAGATCGCACCCCAGCCGATGGTGAGCGTCACCTCCGTGGGAGGCACGCCCGGGACGTAGGAGGCGGGGTCGGGCACGACACGGGTCACGGCGACCGATTGGATGCGGCTCAGGCGCACGGCCTCCGTGGTCGTGGAAGCGTGGGACGTCGAGACGCCCTCCACCGCGGGATGCTCGTCGGTGTGGCAGACGAGCAGCCGCGTCGCGGTCAGCACCAGCACGGTGACGTGTCTGCGCACCTCCATCGCGGGATCGAACGTGGCCTCGTGGTGGACCACGAACGCGGTCACGGCTTCCTTGCCCAGCGCGGATTCGACCGCATCGGTGACGAGGTCGGGATAATAGCCGCTGCGCTCGATCGCTTCACGCAGGCCCGCGGCTGAGACTCGGGTTTCCCTCATGGGTCCATCCTGCCAGGGCCGGGCGATGCACTCACCCGCCGGACATAACGCTCTATAACGTCTTTAGATAGGTAACAAGGACCACTGCTGAACACTGGCCTCACTCGGCTTCCTCGTCTGACGGGTGCCGTCAGGACAACCTGCGTGGGCCGCCGTCCAGGCGCGGGCCCGCCGGGGTGCGGAGGGTGGCGCGGGCGCCGAGTATCAGGACGTCCGACTCCCCCACGAGCACCTGATCCAGGTCCAGGCGGGCCACCTCGGGCAGGTCGTTGGCCAGGCGGCCGACGCGTACGAGCAGGTCCTCCAGGGCGTCGACCGCCACGGGCGGGTAGCCGTACTGGCCGAACAGCAACGGGGCGGCGCGTACGGAACGCACCAGGGCGGCGGCGTCCTCCCTCGTCAGCGGGGCGAGGCGGAAACCCTGGTCGAGGAGGAGACGCGCGGTCACCTCGCCCAGCCCGAACGACACCACCGGGCCGAACGCCGGATCCTCGATGACGCCCACCACGGTCGGCACGGCCGGCTGCGGCGCCATGCGCTGGACCGCCAGCCGCACCTCCTCGCCCAACTGGTCGGCGAACTCGGCGAACGCGTGGCGCACCATCTCAGGGCCCGTCAGCCCCAGGCGCACGGTGCCGGCGCGGCGCGAGGCGCCCGGGTCGGCCACCTTCAGCACCACGGGCCAGCCAAGGCGTTCCGCGGCCGCCACGGCCTCGTCGGGCGAACGCACCACCTCGGCGGGCCACACGGTGAGGCCGTAGCAGGACAACAGGTCGGAGGCGTCGATCTCGACCGGCGGCCCCGGCTCCGCGAAAAACCCCGGCCGCGGGCGCGCCCCCGGCGACGCTGACGCCTGCCCGGCAGGGACCGTCACCGGATCGGCCGGCCCGCTCATGAGGCCTTCCGGGTGGGTGGCGGCCGGAGTCGCCGACGTGTCCTCATCCGCTGGGGCGGTGCCTGCCAGGAGGCTGCGGGCCAGGGTGCGGGCGCGGTCGGTGTCGATGGTGTCGAGCTCCGGAGGCGGCATCGCCGGTTGCGCGCGCCACGTGGCGTACCGCACCACGTGCGCCAGCGCCCGGACCGCCTCCTCGGGGGCCGCGTACGAGGGGATGGACCCGCGCGCGGGCGGGGCCTGCGAGCCGGACGGGCCTTCCAGCCGCAGCGCCGGATGCATGCCGAGATGGCCGCCGAACGTCGTCAGCACCGGCTTGGGCACGTCCTTCGACACCCGCACCAGCTCGGCGGCCACCGCCTCCGTGTCACCGGGAAGGGGCGGCATGTAGATCACGACGGCGGCGTCCACGCCGGACGAGGCGAGCTCCCCGGAGAGCGCCGTGCCGAATTCGGAGGCCCCCGCGGCGGGCCCCAGGTTGACCGGCGGCCGGGGCTCGAGCCCGGCGGCCCGGCAGGCGTCGGCGGCGAGCAGGCCGAGCGCGTCGGAGTTGGTCACGAGCGCGACCCTGGGCCCGGCGGGCAGCGGCTGGTACGCCAGCAGCTGCCCCACGTCGAACAGCTGGATGAGGTCGTCGACCCTGATCAGCCCGGCCTGCGCGAAGAGGGAGCTGATCGCGGAGTCCGGCAGCCCCAGCTCCTCCGCCGAGTGCCCTGACGGGGTGCCGCCGCTCTTGACCACGACGATCGGCTTGGCACGTGCGATGCGCCTGGCCAGCCGGGTGAACTTACGCGGATTGCCGAGCGATTCCAGGTAGAGCAGGATCACCTCGGTGGCGTCGTCCTCCTCCCAGTACTGCAGGAGGTCGTTGCCGGAGACGTCGGCCCGGTTGCCCGCGGAGACGAACGACGAGATGCCCATGCCGCGCTGCGCCACCCGCTGCAGCAGTGCGGTGCCGAGCGCGCCCGACTGGCTGAAGAAGCCGACCGTGCCCGGCCCGGGCACGGTGTCGGCGAGGGTGGCGTTGAGCCGGACGGCGGCGTCGGTGTTGGCGATGCCGAGGCAGTTGGGCCCGACCACGCGCAGGCCGTAGGCGCGGGCGATGCGGGCCAGCTCGTCCTGCCTGGCCCGGCCGGGCGCGCCGGTCTCGCCGAACCCGGAGGAGACCACGACCAGCCCGTGCACCCCCTTCTCCGCGCACTCCTTGACCACGTCGATCACGCTTTCCGCGGGCACGGCGACCACGGCCAGGTCCACGTCGCCGTCGATGGCGGTGACACTCGGGTAGGCCCGCACGCCCGCCACCGCCCGCACCTCCCGGTGCACCGGGTAGACGGGGCCGGTGAAGTCGGCGGCCAGCAGGTGGCGAAGGACGGTCTGGCCCACCCCGCCGGGCTCGCGGGAGGCGCCGATGACCGCGACCGAGCCCGGGGTGAGCAGCCTGGCGATGGACCTGGACTCGGCCCGGTGCTCGCGTGCCGCCGTCACCTCGGTGGAGGTCTCGGTGGGGGTGAGGTCGAGCGTCATGCGTACGACGCCGTCGGCGAACTGGCTCTGGGCGGTGTAGCCCGCCTGGCGCAGCACGCCCATCATGCGCATGTTGGCGGGCAGGACGTCGGCGATGAACCGCTCGATGCCGTTTTCGCGCGCGGTGGCGGCCAGGTGCTCCAGGAGCACGGAGGCCACTCCCCTGCCCTGGTGGGCGTCCTCGACGAGAAACGCCACCTCGGCCTCGCCCGGTCCGGTGCGGTCGTAGCGGATCACGGCGACCATCTCGGCGCCGATGGTGGCGATCAGCGCGACCCTGTTGACGTAGTCGACGTTCGTGAACCGCTCGACTTCCCTGTCCGACAACCGCGGCCGCGGCCCGAAGAACCGGAAATAGATCGACTCGTCGGACAGTCGCGAGTAGAAGGAGCGGAGGCGGCCCGCGTCGGCGGGCCGGATCGGGCGTACGTGAGCGGTGCCGCCGTCGGCCAGGACGACGTCGGCCTCCCAGTGAGCCGGATATTGTGCCTCCACAGCAACGAGCGTAAACCCGCATCCCACATCCCAAGACCGGAGCCCCCGTTTGGGCAACGCTTGTGCATCGACTCCAGCCTGGTGTCATGGGTCCGCCCCACGAGCAGCCCGGAAGCTGTTAGTTTTGCCGTGGCGTTTTGCCGTGGCCAGGCTCGTTCCGAAGGCAGCAAGGTGGTGGACATCATGACGCGGGTCGTCGTGGTGGGCGATCTCATGACCGACGCGGTCGCGCGCGCCCGTTATGCCCTCGCCAGGGCCAGCGACACCCCGGCGATCGTGACGATGCACGGTGGCGGCTCCGGGGCCAACATCGCCTCGTGGCTCGCCGTCGAAGGCGCCGAGGTGGCCTTCATCGGCCGCAGGGGCGCCGACATCACCGGGCGAAACCGCGACATGGAGCTGATGGGCTACGGCGTGGACGCGCGGCTCGTCATGGATCCCGAGCGGCCCACCGGCACCTGCGTGGTGCTCGTGACGCACAAGGGCGAGCGCACGATGCTCTCCGATCCCGGTGCCAACGCCGCGCTGTCGCCCGAGGACCTGCCGCGTGACCTGTTCACGTCAGGCTCGCACCTCCACCTTTCCGGCTACACGCTGATCAACGAGGGTTCGCGGGACGCCGGTCTCGCGGCGCTCGACATGGCCAGGCGCAGCGGGATGTCGATCTCGGTCGACTGCGCCTCCTCCGCGCCGCTCGAGCGCACCGGGGCCGAGCCGTTCCTGGAGTGGACCGACGGCGCCAAGCTGCTGTTCGCCAACACCGACCAGGCGAAGGTGCTGACCGGGCGCGACGACGCGGAGGCCGCGGCCAAGGTGCTGACGGCGTGGTTCCCGCAGGTCGTGATCAAGATGAACGCCGAGGGCGCGCTGTGGTTCGGCAACGGCCGCCCCGAGCCGGTCCACGTGGCCGCCGAGCCGGTCGACAAGATCGTGGACGGCACGGGGGCGGGCGACGCGTTCTCCGCCGGATTCCTGCCGCCGTGGCTGGAGGGCAAGCCCCCGGCCGAGTCGCTGACCTCGGGATGCCGGCTGGCCGCCAAGGCGATCATGCACCTGGGTGCCCGCCCGCCCTTCTAGGCGTGGCGGCCGGCGTCGCCGGCCTCCGAGCAGCGGTCAGGACGTGGTGGCCAGGGCCAGCGGGAGCACCGCCGGGGCGCCCGCGTGCCGTACGAGTGCCGCCGCCAGCGTCATCGTCCATCCGGTGTCGACGCGGTCGTCGATGAGCAGGACGGGCCCGCCGCACTGGGCGATCTGGGCACTGAGGTCCTTGGGCATGGCAAGGGTGGCCCTGACCGCCTGCACCCGCTTGGCGCTGTTGAACTGCTGCCCAGGCGCTCCCGCCCGATAGCCCAGCTCCCCGAGATAGGCCAGCCGCCCCACCTGTGCCAGCCGCTCGGCGAACGAGCGCACGAGCTTCGGCCGCGTCGCGGACGGAAGATTGACCACGGCCACGGGACGCTCCCGCCACTCCCACGCGGACAGCACCTTCACCACGGCCGCGAACATGTCGTCGGCCATCGGCGCGTCCTCACCGTTGAACAGCTCACGCAGCCGGTTGCCCCACCCGATGTCGGTCAGCCGTCCGAGCGCCCGGCCGGGCTCCGCCCCCAGCTCGGGCTTGATCCGCCCGGACAG from Nonomuraea polychroma encodes the following:
- a CDS encoding DUF5998 family protein, whose product is MRETRVSAAGLREAIERSGYYPDLVTDAVESALGKEAVTAFVVHHEATFDPAMEVRRHVTVLVLTATRLLVCHTDEHPAVEGVSTSHASTTTEAVRLSRIQSVAVTRVVPDPASYVPGVPPTEVTLTIGWGAISHVDLEPATCGDENCEADHGYTGAITADDLSLRVSEAADGPEAVTHVLAFAKSLSEATARAAA
- a CDS encoding GNAT family N-acetyltransferase codes for the protein MEAQYPAHWEADVVLADGGTAHVRPIRPADAGRLRSFYSRLSDESIYFRFFGPRPRLSDREVERFTNVDYVNRVALIATIGAEMVAVIRYDRTGPGEAEVAFLVEDAHQGRGVASVLLEHLAATARENGIERFIADVLPANMRMMGVLRQAGYTAQSQFADGVVRMTLDLTPTETSTEVTAAREHRAESRSIARLLTPGSVAVIGASREPGGVGQTVLRHLLAADFTGPVYPVHREVRAVAGVRAYPSVTAIDGDVDLAVVAVPAESVIDVVKECAEKGVHGLVVVSSGFGETGAPGRARQDELARIARAYGLRVVGPNCLGIANTDAAVRLNATLADTVPGPGTVGFFSQSGALGTALLQRVAQRGMGISSFVSAGNRADVSGNDLLQYWEEDDATEVILLYLESLGNPRKFTRLARRIARAKPIVVVKSGGTPSGHSAEELGLPDSAISSLFAQAGLIRVDDLIQLFDVGQLLAYQPLPAGPRVALVTNSDALGLLAADACRAAGLEPRPPVNLGPAAGASEFGTALSGELASSGVDAAVVIYMPPLPGDTEAVAAELVRVSKDVPKPVLTTFGGHLGMHPALRLEGPSGSQAPPARGSIPSYAAPEEAVRALAHVVRYATWRAQPAMPPPELDTIDTDRARTLARSLLAGTAPADEDTSATPAATHPEGLMSGPADPVTVPAGQASASPGARPRPGFFAEPGPPVEIDASDLLSCYGLTVWPAEVVRSPDEAVAAAERLGWPVVLKVADPGASRRAGTVRLGLTGPEMVRHAFAEFADQLGEEVRLAVQRMAPQPAVPTVVGVIEDPAFGPVVSFGLGEVTARLLLDQGFRLAPLTREDAAALVRSVRAAPLLFGQYGYPPVAVDALEDLLVRVGRLANDLPEVARLDLDQVLVGESDVLILGARATLRTPAGPRLDGGPRRLS
- a CDS encoding carbohydrate kinase family protein — encoded protein: MTRVVVVGDLMTDAVARARYALARASDTPAIVTMHGGGSGANIASWLAVEGAEVAFIGRRGADITGRNRDMELMGYGVDARLVMDPERPTGTCVVLVTHKGERTMLSDPGANAALSPEDLPRDLFTSGSHLHLSGYTLINEGSRDAGLAALDMARRSGMSISVDCASSAPLERTGAEPFLEWTDGAKLLFANTDQAKVLTGRDDAEAAAKVLTAWFPQVVIKMNAEGALWFGNGRPEPVHVAAEPVDKIVDGTGAGDAFSAGFLPPWLEGKPPAESLTSGCRLAAKAIMHLGARPPF